In Phaeobacter piscinae, one genomic interval encodes:
- a CDS encoding efflux RND transporter periplasmic adaptor subunit yields the protein MRFLRQTVIGVFLAALTAALLLLAVQMVLSAIQTRMGEERRAPPSRERVFAVNVVRAELGVVQPVLTAFGRIESRRRLELRTAAAGRVVELAPGFEDGGDVTAGTLLVQIDPADARAALQRAEADMRDAEAETREARRGLALAQDELSASEDQAALRARALDRQQNLETRGVGSAATVEVAELAAAQARQAVISRRQALSLAEARIDQAATRLARAQIALDEARRNLDDTTITAAFDGTLQSVNLVEGRLVSANEKLADLVDPAQLDVAFRVSTVQYARLLDATGQLLSAPVAVTLDATGAALTASGVVVRDSGDAGEGLAGRLIYARLNPAPGFKPGDFVTVEVEEPVVSEVARLPASALGSDGTVLVLGEEDRLQALEVTLVRRQGDDVLLRGAGLEGREVVTGRTPLLGAGIKVRPLRQGAEVTGANADTPRDTAAAEAELIELSEDRRARLVAMVEGNSGMPEAVRARMLEQLAAAKVPARLINRIETRMGG from the coding sequence ATGCGCTTTTTGCGGCAAACGGTGATTGGGGTTTTCCTGGCGGCGCTGACAGCGGCGCTGCTGCTGTTGGCGGTACAAATGGTGCTGTCCGCGATCCAGACCCGTATGGGGGAGGAGCGCCGTGCGCCGCCGTCCCGCGAACGGGTGTTTGCCGTGAATGTGGTGCGGGCCGAGTTGGGCGTAGTGCAGCCTGTGCTGACCGCCTTTGGCCGGATCGAGAGCCGTCGCAGGCTGGAACTGCGCACGGCAGCGGCTGGTCGGGTGGTTGAGCTGGCGCCCGGGTTCGAAGATGGCGGCGACGTCACGGCGGGCACTCTGCTGGTGCAGATCGATCCGGCCGATGCGCGCGCGGCCCTGCAACGGGCAGAAGCGGACATGAGGGATGCCGAGGCAGAAACCCGCGAGGCCCGGCGCGGATTGGCGCTGGCGCAGGATGAGCTGTCGGCATCCGAGGATCAGGCAGCGCTGCGGGCCCGTGCGCTGGACCGGCAGCAAAATCTGGAAACCCGCGGTGTTGGATCAGCTGCAACAGTGGAAGTGGCGGAGCTGGCTGCTGCACAGGCCCGGCAGGCGGTAATCTCTCGTCGGCAGGCGCTGTCCCTGGCGGAGGCGCGCATTGATCAGGCGGCAACCCGGCTGGCGCGGGCACAAATCGCGCTGGATGAGGCGCGGCGCAATCTTGATGATACGACCATCACAGCCGCCTTTGACGGAACTTTGCAGTCGGTCAATCTGGTTGAGGGGCGGCTGGTCTCGGCCAATGAAAAGCTTGCGGATCTGGTGGACCCGGCGCAGCTGGATGTGGCGTTTCGGGTTTCGACCGTGCAATACGCCCGACTGCTGGACGCGACGGGGCAGCTGCTCTCGGCGCCGGTGGCGGTTACGCTGGACGCAACCGGTGCGGCGCTGACAGCATCCGGCGTGGTGGTGCGCGACAGTGGCGATGCAGGTGAGGGGCTGGCCGGTCGGCTGATCTACGCTCGGCTGAACCCGGCGCCCGGTTTCAAGCCCGGTGATTTTGTCACGGTTGAGGTTGAGGAGCCGGTGGTGAGCGAGGTGGCCCGGCTGCCCGCCTCTGCGCTGGGGTCGGACGGCACCGTGCTGGTGCTGGGGGAGGAGGACCGGCTACAGGCGCTGGAGGTGACATTGGTGCGCAGACAAGGGGACGATGTGCTGCTGCGTGGCGCCGGGCTGGAGGGGCGCGAGGTTGTCACCGGGCGCACGCCCCTGCTGGGCGCAGGCATCAAGGTGCGGCCCCTGCGGCAGGGCGCTGAGGTTACCGGTGCCAATGCTGACACCCCGCGCGACACCGCAGCGGCAGAGGCTGAATTGATTGAACTGTCGGAAGATCGCCGGGCCAGGCTGGTTGCCATGGTTGAAGGCAATAGCGGGATGCCAGAGGCGGTGCGGGCGCGGATGCTGGAACAGCTGGCCGCTGCAAAGGTCCCCGCGCGGCTGATCAACCGTATTGAAACCCGTATGGGGGGCTAG
- a CDS encoding NUDIX hydrolase, giving the protein MPNDAAIPDSSGGPNQPRRPILGALAVVCHADQGGDQVILIQRKSPPNAGWWGFPGGHVELGETAMQAAARELLEETGVIATPREVLTHVDVMLRDEAGKIQRQYLLVAVLCDYISGQPTPDDDALQALWVPVADLTSRFGATPDRMLIDQVAEVASLAQERQHRTTRA; this is encoded by the coding sequence ATGCCCAACGATGCAGCCATCCCCGATAGCTCCGGCGGACCAAATCAGCCCCGGCGCCCGATCCTTGGCGCCCTTGCGGTGGTCTGCCATGCAGATCAGGGCGGCGATCAGGTCATTCTCATCCAGCGCAAATCGCCCCCGAATGCCGGCTGGTGGGGCTTCCCCGGCGGCCATGTCGAACTGGGCGAAACCGCGATGCAGGCTGCCGCCCGTGAACTGCTTGAAGAGACCGGCGTTATCGCAACCCCGCGCGAGGTGCTGACCCATGTCGATGTGATGCTGCGCGATGAGGCCGGGAAGATCCAACGACAGTATCTCTTGGTTGCTGTGCTCTGTGATTACATCTCAGGTCAACCAACCCCGGACGATGATGCCCTGCAGGCGCTATGGGTGCCGGTCGCCGATCTGACCAGCCGTTTTGGCGCTACCCCTGACCGTATGCTGATCGATCAGGTGGCAGAGGTCGCCTCCCTCGCCCAGGAGCGACAGCATCGCACAACGCGTGCGTGA
- the pyrC gene encoding dihydroorotase, which translates to MTLLFTNARLIDPEAGTDSVGAVLVQNGRIAAVDKNGTESDQLFRTRNIVAEDATLIDCGGKCLAPGIVDIGVKVCEPGERHKESYKSAGLAAAAGGVTTMVTRPDTTPSIDSPETLEFVTRRAQADAPVNVLPMAALTKGRAGREMTEIGFLMDAGAVAFSDCDHVVADTKVFSRALSYARSCGALVIAHPQEPGLSKGAAATSGKFATLRGLPAVTPMAERMGLDRDIALLEMTGARYHADQITTARALPALQRAKANGLDITAGTSIHHLTLNELDVADYRTFFKVKPPLRSEEDRLALIEALREGLIDTISSMHTPQDEESKRLPFEEAAAGAVALETLLPAALRLYHAEQLDLPTLFRAMSLNPAKRLGLNCGRLSEGAPADLLLFDADQPFVMDRFALHSKSQNTPFDGQRMQGRVLATYVAGEPVYRRD; encoded by the coding sequence ATGACCCTTCTGTTTACCAACGCCCGCCTGATCGACCCAGAAGCCGGAACCGACAGTGTTGGTGCGGTTCTGGTGCAGAACGGGCGCATTGCGGCGGTTGATAAAAATGGCACAGAGTCTGACCAATTGTTTCGCACGCGAAACATTGTGGCAGAGGATGCGACCCTTATTGATTGCGGCGGCAAATGTCTGGCTCCCGGCATCGTCGATATCGGCGTGAAGGTCTGCGAGCCGGGTGAGCGCCATAAGGAAAGTTATAAATCCGCAGGCCTCGCAGCGGCGGCGGGCGGAGTCACCACCATGGTGACGCGCCCAGACACCACCCCATCCATCGACAGCCCGGAAACGCTCGAATTCGTGACCCGGCGGGCGCAGGCCGATGCGCCGGTGAATGTTCTACCCATGGCCGCCCTGACCAAGGGCCGTGCAGGCCGGGAGATGACCGAGATCGGCTTTCTCATGGATGCGGGCGCGGTTGCCTTCTCCGATTGTGACCATGTGGTTGCCGACACCAAGGTCTTTTCCCGCGCGCTGTCTTATGCGCGCAGCTGCGGCGCACTGGTCATCGCGCATCCGCAAGAACCGGGATTGAGCAAAGGGGCTGCGGCAACCTCGGGTAAATTCGCCACCCTGCGTGGGCTGCCCGCCGTCACGCCAATGGCCGAGCGGATGGGACTGGATCGCGATATCGCGCTTTTGGAGATGACCGGCGCCAGATACCACGCCGACCAGATCACCACCGCCCGCGCCCTGCCCGCCCTGCAGCGGGCGAAGGCAAACGGGCTGGATATCACCGCAGGCACGTCGATCCATCATCTGACGCTGAACGAACTGGACGTGGCGGACTACCGAACTTTCTTTAAGGTGAAACCACCGCTGCGCTCCGAAGAAGATCGTCTGGCGCTGATCGAGGCGCTGCGCGAGGGGCTGATTGACACGATCTCCTCCATGCACACCCCGCAGGACGAGGAAAGCAAGCGCCTGCCGTTTGAGGAGGCCGCCGCCGGTGCCGTGGCGTTGGAAACGCTGCTGCCTGCCGCGCTGCGGCTCTATCATGCGGAGCAGCTGGATCTGCCGACATTGTTCCGCGCCATGTCCCTGAACCCGGCCAAGCGCTTGGGGCTGAACTGTGGTCGTCTTTCCGAAGGGGCACCTGCGGATCTGTTGCTATTTGATGCGGACCAACCCTTTGTGATGGACCGGTTTGCGCTGCACTCGAAATCACAGAACACCCCCTTTGACGGGCAGCGGATGCAAGGTAGGGTGCTGGCAACCTATGTGGCCGGTGAACCGGTCTACCGGAGAGATTGA
- a CDS encoding efflux RND transporter permease subunit, with protein sequence MLRNLPRSAGGVLSYFTRHRTLSNLLLVLLLVLGAAAIPNMRAQFFPDVIVDRVSVSVEWEGAGPEDIDSAIVQALEPALLAVDGVESSSATSREGRASISLDFEPGWDMARAADDVQSAVDGITTLPEEAEDPSVRRGAWRDRVTDVVITGPIAPRQLGLFADELVVRLFEVGVTRTTIRGIAAPQTMVEVPSASLIAHDIAMADIAAAIAAEVDANPAGDVSGANARIRTGSEKRTPEELAGIVLRTNPDGSALTVGDVATIRVEGVDRNRSYFVGENPAMSIRVDRSDQGDAIDIQHQVEDVVEALQASLPDGVSADLIRTRAEAITGRLDILVDNGLMGLGLVLALLFLFLNARIAFWVAAGIPAAMFAAIALMYMAGLTINMISLFGLIITLGIVVDDAIVVGEHADFRARRLGEHPVAAAENAARRMAMPVFAATLTTVIAFFGLVSIGGRFGELIRDIPLTVIAVLLGSLIECFLILPNHLAHALAHSAKEHWYDLPSRVVNRGFRRLRDTLFRPLMALVVRARYVVLAAAAVILASQLALFIGGDVKWRFFNAPERGSVTGNFAMAEGATRADTLAMMREMQRAVEALGRDYEARHGRNPVDFVMAEIGGNAGRGLAGVDAKDGDLLGGISIELIDADLRPYSSFAFVAELQDTVRRHPLAETVSFRGWRSGPGGDALDVQFSGAAVEVLKAASEDLKTAVLRYPEVSAVEDNLAYDKEELVLELTPQGRALEFTVETLGRALRARLNGIEAATYPDGPRSAAIRVELPEGELTADFLERTLMRSPAGVYLPLADIVSVTQRNGFSTVRRENGVRVISVTGDISEDDPTRAQAIATALQEEILPKIASERQVDWQLAGLSEQENEFLNDARTGLILCLTGIYLVLAWIFASWTRPLVVMAIIPFGLVGTIWGHYLWEVPLSMFTVVGLLGMTGIIINDSIVLVTTIDEYAEERGLIPSIIDGAADRLRPVMLTTLTTVLGLAPLMYEGSQQAQFLKPTVITLVYGLGFGMFLVLLVVPALVAVQADVARPLAALRRGMSSRAGDLRWLTLGLGAAQILWLAATVGYAMAVGALHPVLRAVAPGLVEMDPLRGALLLFVTGAALLSAIAYVSARVLGGRRAGI encoded by the coding sequence ATGCTGCGGAACCTCCCCCGCTCGGCTGGCGGCGTTCTGAGCTACTTTACCCGCCACCGGACCTTGTCGAACCTGCTTCTGGTGCTGCTGCTGGTGCTGGGCGCGGCGGCGATTCCCAATATGCGGGCGCAGTTCTTTCCGGATGTGATCGTGGACCGGGTGTCCGTCTCTGTCGAATGGGAAGGGGCCGGGCCTGAGGACATCGACAGCGCCATTGTGCAGGCGCTGGAGCCCGCGCTGCTGGCCGTTGATGGCGTCGAAAGCTCCAGTGCCACATCGCGCGAGGGGCGCGCCAGCATCTCCTTGGACTTTGAGCCGGGCTGGGACATGGCGCGCGCAGCGGATGATGTCCAAAGTGCTGTAGACGGGATCACCACACTGCCGGAGGAGGCCGAAGATCCGAGCGTGCGCCGCGGGGCATGGCGCGATCGGGTCACAGATGTGGTGATCACCGGGCCAATTGCACCGCGCCAGTTGGGACTGTTTGCAGATGAGCTGGTTGTGCGCCTGTTTGAGGTGGGTGTCACCCGCACCACGATCCGCGGCATTGCGGCCCCGCAGACCATGGTCGAAGTGCCCTCTGCCAGCTTGATCGCCCATGATATTGCGATGGCTGATATTGCGGCGGCGATTGCAGCGGAGGTTGACGCCAATCCGGCGGGTGACGTGAGTGGCGCCAATGCGCGCATCCGCACTGGCAGCGAGAAACGCACGCCGGAGGAGCTGGCCGGTATCGTGTTGCGGACAAATCCGGATGGGTCGGCCCTGACGGTTGGTGATGTCGCCACGATCCGGGTGGAGGGCGTGGATCGCAATCGCTCCTACTTCGTGGGGGAGAATCCCGCGATGTCGATCCGGGTGGACCGGTCGGATCAGGGCGACGCCATCGATATTCAGCATCAGGTCGAAGATGTGGTGGAGGCCTTGCAGGCCAGCCTGCCGGATGGCGTCAGTGCAGATCTGATCCGCACCCGCGCGGAAGCGATCACCGGGCGTCTGGATATTCTGGTCGATAACGGGCTGATGGGGTTGGGTCTGGTGCTGGCGCTGCTGTTCCTGTTTCTCAATGCACGCATCGCCTTCTGGGTGGCGGCGGGCATTCCGGCGGCAATGTTTGCCGCCATTGCACTGATGTATATGGCCGGGCTGACCATCAATATGATCAGCCTGTTTGGTTTGATCATCACCCTTGGTATTGTGGTGGATGACGCAATCGTGGTGGGGGAACATGCCGATTTCAGGGCGCGGCGTCTGGGCGAACACCCAGTTGCTGCGGCAGAGAACGCCGCGCGCCGCATGGCGATGCCGGTCTTCGCGGCCACATTGACCACGGTGATTGCGTTTTTCGGGCTGGTGTCGATTGGCGGGCGGTTTGGCGAGTTGATCCGCGACATTCCTTTGACAGTGATTGCGGTGCTTCTGGGATCTTTGATCGAGTGTTTCCTGATCCTGCCCAACCATCTGGCCCATGCGCTGGCACATAGTGCCAAGGAGCATTGGTATGACCTGCCCAGCCGTGTGGTAAATCGGGGGTTCCGCCGCCTGCGTGACACGTTATTTCGGCCTTTGATGGCGCTGGTGGTTCGCGCCCGCTACGTGGTGCTGGCTGCTGCTGCGGTGATCCTGGCGAGCCAGCTGGCGCTGTTCATTGGCGGCGACGTCAAATGGCGGTTCTTCAACGCGCCGGAGCGTGGATCGGTCACCGGCAATTTTGCCATGGCCGAGGGGGCAACCCGGGCGGATACGCTGGCGATGATGCGGGAAATGCAGCGCGCGGTTGAGGCGCTGGGGCGTGACTATGAGGCCCGGCATGGCCGCAACCCGGTTGATTTTGTCATGGCCGAGATTGGTGGCAACGCCGGGCGTGGTCTGGCCGGGGTGGACGCCAAGGACGGCGATCTTCTTGGCGGGATTTCGATTGAGCTGATTGATGCTGATCTGCGGCCTTATTCCAGCTTTGCCTTCGTGGCGGAGCTGCAGGACACTGTGCGCCGCCACCCGCTGGCGGAGACGGTATCGTTCAGGGGCTGGCGGTCGGGTCCCGGCGGTGATGCGCTGGATGTGCAATTCAGCGGTGCTGCGGTCGAGGTGTTGAAGGCTGCATCAGAGGATCTGAAAACCGCCGTTCTGCGCTACCCGGAGGTGTCAGCAGTTGAGGATAATCTTGCCTATGACAAGGAAGAGCTGGTGCTCGAACTGACCCCGCAGGGGCGGGCGCTGGAGTTCACAGTGGAGACGCTGGGGCGGGCCTTGCGGGCACGGCTGAACGGCATAGAGGCGGCGACCTATCCAGACGGGCCGCGCAGTGCCGCGATCCGGGTTGAACTGCCGGAGGGCGAGCTGACCGCTGATTTTCTGGAGCGTACGCTGATGCGCAGCCCGGCGGGTGTCTATCTGCCCCTGGCCGATATCGTGTCGGTGACCCAGCGCAACGGATTTTCCACCGTTCGGCGTGAAAATGGTGTCCGTGTGATCAGCGTCACCGGGGATATCTCAGAGGATGATCCGACACGGGCACAGGCCATTGCCACAGCGCTGCAAGAGGAGATCCTGCCGAAGATCGCCAGTGAGCGACAGGTGGATTGGCAATTGGCGGGGCTGAGCGAGCAGGAAAACGAGTTTCTGAATGACGCCAGAACCGGATTGATCCTGTGTTTGACGGGGATTTATCTGGTGTTGGCGTGGATTTTCGCCAGCTGGACGCGGCCCTTAGTGGTTATGGCGATCATTCCCTTTGGCCTCGTCGGGACAATCTGGGGGCACTACCTGTGGGAGGTGCCGCTGTCGATGTTCACCGTTGTTGGCCTGTTGGGAATGACGGGGATCATCATCAACGACTCGATCGTATTGGTGACAACCATTGACGAATACGCAGAAGAGCGCGGGCTGATCCCGTCGATCATTGACGGGGCTGCGGATCGGTTGCGGCCGGTGATGCTGACCACGCTGACAACCGTTCTGGGGCTGGCCCCGTTGATGTATGAGGGCTCGCAACAAGCACAGTTCCTCAAACCCACAGTGATCACGCTGGTCTATGGCCTTGGGTTCGGCATGTTTCTGGTGCTGCTGGTTGTGCCCGCATTGGTGGCAGTGCAGGCGGATGTGGCGCGTCCCCTTGCAGCGCTGCGGCGGGGAATGTCATCGCGGGCTGGTGACCTGCGTTGGCTGACGCTGGGGCTGGGAGCGGCACAGATCCTGTGGCTGGCGGCGACTGTTGGCTATGCGATGGCGGTGGGGGCGCTGCATCCGGTGCTGAGAGCGGTCGCGCCCGGGCTGGTGGAGATGGATCCGCTGCGCGGCGCCCTGCTGCTGTTTGTGACCGGCGCGGCGCTGTTGAGTGCGATTGCCTATGTCAGCGCGCGGGTCTTGGGCGGGCGTCGCGCAGGGATCTGA
- a CDS encoding protein-disulfide reductase DsbD domain-containing protein, whose protein sequence is MTTHPLLSVLATAARSLAKGLCAPLVLGLLALPASTSAEQMSDIVQIEVLDGGPTRRGTHMGALRLTLSEGWKTYWRAPGDAGIPPRFSWRGSRNVGAVEIRWPTPEVFLTSGFRTIGYHDQLVLPIEITPAKPGQPLRLKGRMELGICKDVCIPSELRFDRPLQPDSRRNPAIVAALADRPWSAKEAGVQAATCAITPSRYGMELVARITMPSAGGDEIVVVEPGPPTLVTTETTTTRQGRHLTAKTEIISAEGGPFAVDRSQMRFTVLGRNHAVDIQGCTRH, encoded by the coding sequence ATGACGACACATCCGCTTCTCTCTGTTCTCGCGACCGCTGCCAGATCACTGGCGAAGGGTCTTTGCGCACCGCTTGTGCTGGGGCTTCTGGCCTTGCCAGCCAGCACGTCAGCCGAGCAAATGTCCGATATCGTGCAGATCGAGGTGCTGGATGGCGGCCCGACCCGGCGCGGCACCCATATGGGCGCATTGCGACTGACGCTCTCGGAGGGCTGGAAAACCTACTGGCGCGCACCCGGTGACGCCGGCATCCCGCCCCGGTTCAGCTGGCGGGGATCGCGCAACGTCGGTGCGGTGGAAATCCGCTGGCCCACGCCCGAGGTTTTCCTGACCTCCGGATTTCGCACCATCGGCTACCATGATCAGCTGGTGCTTCCGATTGAAATCACCCCCGCCAAACCCGGCCAGCCACTACGCCTGAAAGGCCGGATGGAGCTGGGCATCTGCAAAGATGTCTGCATCCCCTCCGAACTGCGCTTTGATCGCCCACTCCAACCCGACAGCCGCCGCAATCCGGCGATTGTTGCAGCGCTTGCGGATCGCCCATGGTCGGCGAAAGAGGCCGGCGTGCAGGCCGCAACCTGTGCGATCACCCCCAGCCGCTACGGTATGGAGCTGGTCGCCCGGATCACCATGCCCAGCGCGGGCGGAGATGAGATCGTGGTGGTTGAGCCTGGCCCTCCAACTTTGGTGACGACCGAGACGACAACCACCCGGCAGGGTCGCCATCTGACCGCCAAAACCGAGATCATCTCCGCTGAGGGTGGCCCCTTCGCCGTTGATCGCTCGCAGATGCGGTTTACCGTGCTGGGCCGCAACCATGCGGTGGACATTCAAGGCTGCACCCGACACTAA
- a CDS encoding YqgE/AlgH family protein, with translation MDLTGELLIAMPGIGDPRFEHSLILLCSHEDDGAMGLIVNKPAAGVDLSNLLEQLDITPRSAEEAALPVRFGGPVETQRGFVLHSPEYKSNVSSLRVADAFSMTATVDVLEDIAMGRGPEQVMVMLGYAGWGPGQLETEIANNGWLTAPATPELVFGLDDLTKWEAALRSLGVDPLTLSTSAGHA, from the coding sequence ATGGATCTTACCGGCGAACTGCTGATTGCGATGCCCGGCATCGGTGACCCGAGGTTTGAACATTCGCTGATCTTGCTGTGCTCACATGAAGATGATGGCGCAATGGGGTTGATCGTGAACAAGCCCGCAGCGGGTGTCGATTTGTCCAACCTTCTGGAGCAATTGGACATCACACCGCGCAGTGCAGAGGAGGCGGCGCTGCCGGTCCGTTTCGGGGGGCCGGTTGAGACGCAGCGTGGCTTTGTGCTGCATTCGCCGGAATATAAATCCAACGTCAGTTCTCTGCGGGTGGCCGATGCGTTCTCAATGACGGCGACCGTGGATGTATTGGAAGACATCGCGATGGGACGCGGGCCTGAGCAGGTTATGGTGATGCTGGGATATGCAGGGTGGGGGCCGGGGCAGTTGGAGACGGAGATTGCCAATAATGGCTGGCTGACCGCTCCGGCAACACCGGAGTTGGTGTTCGGTCTGGATGATCTCACCAAATGGGAGGCGGCCTTGCGGTCGCTGGGGGTTGATCCGTTGACCCTGTCAACCAGTGCCGGTCACGCCTGA
- a CDS encoding aspartate carbamoyltransferase catalytic subunit has translation MPTATSSPDPMAFSQRHLLGIEPLRPHEITAILDLADSYADLNRRPDKHANALSGLTQVNMFFENSTRTQASFEIAGKRLGADVMNMAMQASSIKKGETLIDTAMTLNAMHPDLLVVRHPHSGAVDLLAQKVNCAVLNAGDGRHEHPTQALLDALTIRRAKGRLHRLNIAICGDVAHSRVARSNLILLGKMENRIRLIGPPTLVPGHFADFGAEIYDDMREGLKDVDVVMMLRLQKERMDGGFIPSEREYYHRYGLDAEKLALAKPDAIVMHPGPMNRGVEIDGTLADDINRSVIQEQVEMGVAVRMAAMDLLARNLRASRERAASQPGVA, from the coding sequence ATGCCCACAGCCACCTCGTCACCTGATCCGATGGCCTTTTCTCAACGGCATCTCTTGGGCATCGAACCGCTGAGACCGCATGAAATCACCGCAATCCTTGACCTCGCGGACAGCTATGCCGATCTGAACCGTCGTCCCGACAAACACGCCAATGCGCTGTCAGGGCTGACCCAGGTCAATATGTTCTTTGAGAACTCCACCCGCACGCAGGCCAGCTTTGAAATCGCGGGTAAGCGGCTGGGCGCGGATGTGATGAACATGGCGATGCAGGCCTCCTCGATCAAAAAGGGGGAGACCCTGATTGATACGGCGATGACGCTGAATGCCATGCATCCCGATCTGCTGGTGGTGCGCCATCCGCATTCCGGCGCCGTGGACCTTCTGGCGCAGAAGGTAAACTGCGCGGTGCTGAATGCCGGCGACGGACGGCATGAACACCCCACCCAAGCACTGCTTGATGCCCTGACCATCCGCCGCGCAAAGGGCCGTCTGCACCGGCTGAACATTGCGATCTGTGGTGATGTGGCCCATTCCCGGGTGGCACGTTCGAACCTGATCCTGCTGGGCAAGATGGAAAACCGCATTCGTCTGATTGGCCCGCCAACACTGGTGCCCGGCCATTTTGCCGACTTTGGCGCCGAGATTTACGACGATATGCGCGAAGGCCTGAAAGACGTGGATGTGGTCATGATGCTGCGCCTCCAGAAGGAGCGTATGGACGGCGGTTTCATCCCGTCGGAACGCGAATACTACCATCGCTACGGGCTTGATGCGGAGAAACTGGCGCTGGCCAAACCTGACGCCATCGTCATGCACCCCGGCCCGATGAACCGGGGCGTCGAAATTGACGGCACGCTTGCCGATGACATCAACCGCTCTGTCATTCAGGAACAGGTCGAAATGGGTGTCGCCGTGCGGATGGCGGCGATGGATCTTTTGGCCCGTAACCTGCGCGCCAGCCGCGAGCGTGCAGCGTCGCAACCGGGCGTGGCCTGA
- the moaB gene encoding molybdenum cofactor biosynthesis protein B, giving the protein MAQLDNSKDFIPVRIAVLTVSDSRSLAEDRSGQVLVDRLDAAGHVLADRKILPDEREKIAGQLRNWIANPEIDVVISTGGTGLTGRDVTVEAHRDVYEKEIDAFGTVFTIVSMQKIGTSAVQSRATGGVAGGTYLFALPGSPGACKDAWDEILVKQLDYRHRPCNFVEIMPRLDEHLRRK; this is encoded by the coding sequence ATGGCGCAACTCGACAACAGCAAGGATTTCATTCCGGTCCGCATTGCAGTGCTGACCGTATCGGACAGCCGGTCACTGGCGGAAGATCGCTCCGGTCAGGTGCTGGTTGATCGGCTGGACGCTGCGGGGCATGTGCTGGCAGACCGCAAGATCCTGCCGGATGAACGGGAAAAGATTGCAGGCCAACTGCGGAACTGGATTGCCAACCCGGAGATAGATGTTGTGATCTCAACCGGAGGTACCGGTCTGACCGGGCGCGATGTCACGGTGGAAGCGCACCGCGATGTCTACGAGAAGGAAATCGACGCGTTCGGGACGGTCTTCACCATCGTGTCGATGCAGAAAATCGGCACCTCGGCTGTGCAGTCACGGGCCACAGGCGGGGTCGCGGGGGGCACTTACCTCTTTGCGCTGCCGGGAAGTCCGGGGGCCTGTAAGGACGCCTGGGATGAAATCCTTGTGAAGCAGCTCGACTACCGGCACCGACCCTGCAACTTCGTGGAAATCATGCCTCGGCTTGACGAACATTTGCGTCGCAAGTGA
- a CDS encoding uracil-DNA glycosylase produces the protein MESALDYHSAHALLAWQIELGATDAIGDAPVNRYELQARLPKPGAAAAEATPAKPREIDPVEVARQMAGAAGSLEGLYEALAQFEHCELKKGARNLVFADGQPGARVMVVGEAPGRDEDIAGKPFVGRAGQLLDRMLAAIGLSRKDSVYIANVLPWRPPQNRDPLPAEIAMMTPFLERHIALAKPDILIAMGNISCDALLGKRGITRMRGTWQEAQGKPVMPMFHPAYLLRQPAQKRAAWADLLEIKARLTAG, from the coding sequence ATGGAATCGGCATTGGATTATCACAGCGCCCATGCGCTCTTGGCGTGGCAGATCGAACTGGGGGCGACCGATGCGATCGGGGACGCGCCGGTCAATCGCTATGAATTGCAGGCGCGTCTGCCCAAACCCGGCGCAGCCGCGGCTGAGGCGACACCGGCGAAACCTCGGGAAATTGATCCGGTTGAGGTGGCCCGACAGATGGCGGGAGCCGCCGGGTCGCTGGAGGGTCTTTATGAGGCGCTGGCCCAGTTTGAGCATTGCGAGCTGAAAAAAGGTGCGCGCAATCTTGTGTTTGCAGATGGCCAGCCCGGTGCCCGCGTTATGGTGGTGGGCGAGGCGCCTGGCCGCGATGAGGATATCGCGGGCAAACCGTTTGTGGGCCGCGCCGGGCAGCTTCTTGACCGAATGCTTGCGGCCATCGGTCTGTCGCGCAAGGACAGCGTCTATATCGCCAATGTTCTGCCCTGGCGGCCGCCGCAGAACCGCGATCCCCTGCCGGCAGAAATCGCCATGATGACCCCGTTTCTGGAGCGTCATATTGCGCTGGCAAAGCCGGATATCCTGATTGCCATGGGCAACATCAGCTGTGATGCGCTGCTCGGCAAACGCGGAATCACCCGGATGCGTGGCACGTGGCAGGAGGCGCAGGGTAAGCCGGTGATGCCGATGTTCCACCCAGCTTATCTGTTGCGACAGCCCGCGCAGAAACGGGCCGCCTGGGCGGATCTGCTGGAGATCAAGGCGCGGCTGACGGCAGGTTGA